A region of Dioscorea cayenensis subsp. rotundata cultivar TDr96_F1 chromosome 5, TDr96_F1_v2_PseudoChromosome.rev07_lg8_w22 25.fasta, whole genome shotgun sequence DNA encodes the following proteins:
- the LOC120262412 gene encoding tetratricopeptide repeat protein 27-like isoform X1 — translation MFFNLSNLLLVIQSLICCPNPLPRIEAGDYEKTLDGFIQIVLFDPENGDAWNNIGCLHLKKKKTKKTYVRYLKKKKTKNVYVIFKEALKFKRNRWELWANYSKVAFDIGNIGHYSRECYHLKKDVRNGEWSCLLAK, via the exons ATGTTCTTTAACCTTTCAAACCTACTATTAGTGATTCAATCCCTCATTTGTTGCCCTAATCCGCTTCCCCGAATCGAG GCTGGAGACTATGAAAAAACTTTAGATGGTTTCATTCAAATAGTGTTGTTTGATCCTGAAAATGGGGATGCTTGGAATAATATTGGCTGCTT acacttgaagaagaagaagacaaaaaaaactTACGTCAGGtacttgaagaaaaagaagacaaaaaacgTATACGTCATTTTCAAGGAAGCACTGAAATTCAA GAGGAACCGTTGGGAACTTTGGGCAAATTATAGCAAGGTTGCTTTTGACATAGGTAACATCGG TCATTATTCACGTGAATGTTATCATCTTAAGAAGGATGTCCGAAATGGAGAGTGGTCTTGTTTGCTTGCCAAGTAG
- the LOC120262412 gene encoding tetratricopeptide repeat protein 27-like isoform X3 → MFFNLSNLLLVIQSLICCPNPLPRIEAGDYEKTLDGFIQIVLFDPENGDAWNNIGCLHLKKKKTKKTYVRRNRWELWANYSKVAFDIGNIGHYSRECYHLKKDVRNGEWSCLLAK, encoded by the exons ATGTTCTTTAACCTTTCAAACCTACTATTAGTGATTCAATCCCTCATTTGTTGCCCTAATCCGCTTCCCCGAATCGAG GCTGGAGACTATGAAAAAACTTTAGATGGTTTCATTCAAATAGTGTTGTTTGATCCTGAAAATGGGGATGCTTGGAATAATATTGGCTGCTT acacttgaagaagaagaagacaaaaaaaactTACGTCAG GAGGAACCGTTGGGAACTTTGGGCAAATTATAGCAAGGTTGCTTTTGACATAGGTAACATCGG TCATTATTCACGTGAATGTTATCATCTTAAGAAGGATGTCCGAAATGGAGAGTGGTCTTGTTTGCTTGCCAAGTAG
- the LOC120262412 gene encoding tetratricopeptide repeat protein 27-like isoform X2, translating into MFFNLSNLLLVIQSLICCPNPLPRIEAGDYEKTLDGFIQIVLFDPENGDAWNNIGCLHLKKKKTKKTYVRYLKKKKTKNVYVIFKEALKFKRNRWELWANYSKVAFDIGNIGFFV; encoded by the exons ATGTTCTTTAACCTTTCAAACCTACTATTAGTGATTCAATCCCTCATTTGTTGCCCTAATCCGCTTCCCCGAATCGAG GCTGGAGACTATGAAAAAACTTTAGATGGTTTCATTCAAATAGTGTTGTTTGATCCTGAAAATGGGGATGCTTGGAATAATATTGGCTGCTT acacttgaagaagaagaagacaaaaaaaactTACGTCAGGtacttgaagaaaaagaagacaaaaaacgTATACGTCATTTTCAAGGAAGCACTGAAATTCAA GAGGAACCGTTGGGAACTTTGGGCAAATTATAGCAAGGTTGCTTTTGACATAGGTAACATCGG ATTTTTTGTCTAG